The following coding sequences lie in one Vibrio spartinae genomic window:
- a CDS encoding endo-1,4-beta-xylanase: protein MKEITQRQWLGFSAKQVRTGPILTALAALMMPFMSATADTQADVSAAASSGFEAYYASESFAGLANNGGVENGLTNWSSVGGYITRTNQASHSGAASVQILNRNATWNGITFKPAPLVNGKKYNVSVWVRLAPGSQGANIILTGKRTNNEYVRIGSVQAKDYQWVELKGSYSQSGSPFQHFIIESDNSRVSYYADDMSVEDVGGGDPGNPGNGKKFVGNITTSGQVRGDFARYWDQITPENEGKWGSVERTRDVYNWSGVDASYNYAKQHNIPFKQHTFVWGNQYPSWVDRLSPSEQAAEIEEWMHDFCQRYPDVAMIDVVNEATPGHAPAQYARRAFGNNWITKSFQLARKHCPNATLILNDYNVLSWNTDQFIAMARPAVQAGVVDAIGLQAHGLENFSVSQLQSNLNKVIGLGLPIYISEYDVARGNDQEQLNVMRQQFPLFYNSDAVAGITLWGYVVGRTWVDGSGLIYDNGAPRPAMNWLMNYLGR, encoded by the coding sequence ATGAAGGAAATAACACAACGACAATGGCTAGGCTTCAGTGCAAAGCAGGTTCGGACAGGGCCGATTTTAACGGCTTTGGCTGCCCTGATGATGCCATTCATGAGTGCGACTGCCGACACTCAGGCAGATGTCAGTGCTGCAGCGTCATCTGGGTTCGAAGCATATTATGCTTCTGAATCATTTGCTGGTTTGGCAAATAATGGTGGTGTTGAAAATGGGTTAACCAACTGGTCATCAGTTGGGGGGTATATCACTCGTACGAATCAAGCAAGTCATAGTGGGGCGGCAAGTGTCCAAATCTTAAACCGCAACGCGACTTGGAATGGTATTACGTTTAAGCCTGCACCATTAGTCAATGGTAAAAAATATAATGTATCCGTTTGGGTCCGGTTAGCGCCGGGATCTCAAGGTGCGAACATTATTCTGACTGGTAAACGGACGAATAATGAATATGTCCGGATTGGAAGCGTACAGGCTAAAGATTATCAGTGGGTTGAGCTGAAAGGGTCATATAGTCAGTCTGGCTCACCGTTCCAGCATTTCATTATTGAATCTGATAATAGCCGCGTCAGTTACTATGCAGATGATATGTCGGTTGAAGATGTCGGCGGTGGTGATCCTGGCAACCCCGGAAACGGTAAAAAATTCGTCGGAAATATCACCACTTCTGGTCAGGTTCGTGGCGATTTTGCCAGATACTGGGATCAGATCACACCAGAGAATGAAGGTAAATGGGGATCCGTCGAAAGAACCCGTGATGTTTACAACTGGAGTGGGGTTGATGCCTCTTATAATTATGCGAAACAACATAATATTCCATTTAAACAGCATACGTTTGTCTGGGGAAACCAGTATCCGTCTTGGGTCGATCGCTTAAGTCCATCTGAGCAGGCGGCCGAAATCGAAGAATGGATGCATGATTTCTGTCAGCGCTATCCTGATGTTGCGATGATTGACGTCGTTAACGAAGCAACACCGGGCCATGCTCCGGCTCAGTATGCCAGAAGAGCCTTTGGTAATAATTGGATCACCAAGTCATTCCAACTAGCACGTAAACATTGTCCGAATGCAACATTGATTCTTAACGATTACAACGTGTTAAGCTGGAACACGGATCAATTCATTGCGATGGCAAGACCTGCGGTACAAGCTGGGGTTGTCGATGCGATTGGTCTTCAGGCCCATGGGTTAGAAAACTTCTCTGTATCTCAATTGCAATCGAATCTGAACAAAGTGATCGGACTGGGATTACCAATTTATATTTCCGAATATGACGTTGCCAGAGGGAATGATCAGGAACAACTGAATGTCATGAGACAACAGTTCCCGTTATTCTATAACTCCGATGCGGTTGCTGGGATTACGTTGTGGGGATATGTTGTCGGCAGAACATGGGTTGATGGCTCAGGTCTGATTTATGACAATGGCGCACCACGTCCGGCAATGAATTGGCTGATGAACTACTTAGGCCGATAA
- a CDS encoding phosphotransferase → MKTSLKLNRDEIQHIESVYGLTIKTSAFLGEGSGNTNFLIETNIGDCVLSIIEEQTRDEVEIMANTLVWLALNELRTSLLISPKQQENYAITLRGKPSLLRTFVHGHVHKDLSERMLKQLGVTMAKLHEIPAPDFIGDSIFYEQKKFMDTLDANIDIEYENWAKLRLSELAVDRIHGLPTSVIHSDLFYDNMLFDGEHFVSMIDFELACIYHSVFDIGMAIVGTCSIDGELSLTKAKSLITGYQSRRVILETEFNVLKTYTEYAAVLTSLWRYWRYKIYQSEEHNADKYLEMMTLAKNIEGADFSTLVKPSTNAVSRDNRLDTIYDI, encoded by the coding sequence ATGAAAACGAGTTTAAAGTTAAACCGTGATGAGATTCAGCATATTGAATCCGTCTATGGGCTCACGATAAAAACCAGTGCTTTCCTGGGGGAGGGCTCTGGCAATACCAATTTTCTTATTGAGACGAATATTGGTGACTGTGTTCTGAGTATTATTGAAGAGCAAACCCGCGATGAAGTTGAAATCATGGCCAATACACTTGTTTGGCTGGCGTTAAATGAGCTTAGGACTTCGCTCTTAATCAGCCCTAAACAACAAGAAAACTACGCGATTACACTCAGGGGAAAACCATCGCTATTGCGAACTTTCGTGCATGGTCATGTCCATAAAGATTTGAGTGAAAGAATGCTCAAACAACTTGGTGTGACGATGGCTAAATTACATGAGATACCGGCCCCTGACTTCATCGGTGATTCTATTTTCTATGAGCAGAAGAAGTTTATGGATACTCTTGACGCCAATATCGACATTGAGTATGAAAACTGGGCTAAACTCAGGCTTAGTGAGCTGGCTGTAGACCGTATCCACGGTTTACCTACATCAGTGATTCATAGTGACCTTTTCTACGATAATATGTTATTCGACGGAGAGCACTTCGTCAGCATGATTGACTTCGAGTTGGCCTGTATCTACCACTCAGTCTTCGATATCGGTATGGCTATCGTCGGTACTTGTAGCATCGATGGGGAATTATCACTGACAAAAGCAAAATCGTTAATTACTGGCTACCAATCAAGAAGAGTTATATTGGAAACCGAGTTTAATGTGTTAAAAACCTATACGGAATATGCGGCTGTACTGACCTCACTTTGGCGTTATTGGAGATACAAAATATATCAGAGTGAAGAACATAACGCGGACAAATATTTAGAAATGATGACGTTAGCAAAAAACATTGAAGGTGCTGATTTTTCCACATTAGTGAAACCGTCTACTAATGCAGTATCACGAGATAACAGACTTGATACTATATATGATATCTAA
- the fruB gene encoding fused PTS fructose transporter subunit IIA/HPr protein translates to MLQLTPHDIHLGQSQSNKQDAIRAIATHLSEKGLVDAGYVDGMLNREAQNSTFLGNGIAIPHGTTDTRSLVKETGVAVHHFPQGVDWGDGNTVYVAIGIAAKSDEHLGILKQLTKVLSADGVEQKLQQATQAQEIIALLNGDVQFEADFDDSLIQLQFPATDMTPLSAVASGLLKNKGCVNSEFVADVVAKEATPLGGGLWLTSSNRGVARTGLAFITANDAFDIQGQSVKGLIVVAACNGAHQPLMQKITEIVFQKNQQALFTSDKQAVLAAFGMAEAVPASANDSANSAVFQVKNSHGLHARPGAMLVAEAKKFESDIKVANLDGDGKVVNAKSLMKVIALGVKCGHRLEFTANGSDASQALEALGAAINAGLGEH, encoded by the coding sequence ATGCTGCAACTCACTCCTCATGACATCCATCTGGGACAGTCTCAATCGAATAAACAAGATGCAATTCGTGCAATTGCGACCCACCTGAGCGAGAAGGGACTCGTTGATGCTGGTTACGTCGATGGCATGCTCAACCGGGAAGCACAAAATTCAACATTCCTCGGCAATGGTATTGCCATTCCGCATGGTACAACCGATACCCGCTCTTTAGTCAAAGAAACCGGTGTGGCTGTGCACCATTTTCCTCAGGGCGTTGATTGGGGTGATGGCAATACCGTTTATGTCGCAATCGGTATCGCTGCCAAATCTGACGAGCATCTCGGTATTTTAAAACAGCTGACCAAAGTGCTGTCAGCCGATGGTGTTGAACAAAAACTGCAACAGGCAACTCAAGCGCAAGAAATCATTGCCCTGCTTAATGGTGATGTTCAGTTTGAAGCTGACTTTGATGACTCGCTGATTCAATTGCAATTCCCGGCAACGGACATGACACCGCTGTCTGCGGTCGCCAGCGGCTTGCTGAAAAACAAAGGTTGTGTGAACAGCGAGTTTGTGGCCGATGTGGTCGCCAAAGAGGCAACCCCACTCGGTGGTGGTTTGTGGCTCACCAGTAGCAATCGCGGTGTTGCCCGTACCGGTCTGGCATTCATCACTGCCAATGATGCTTTTGACATCCAAGGTCAGTCAGTCAAAGGACTGATCGTCGTTGCTGCTTGCAATGGCGCACATCAGCCGTTGATGCAAAAAATCACTGAGATTGTCTTCCAGAAAAATCAACAAGCCCTATTCACCAGTGACAAACAAGCCGTTCTGGCAGCGTTTGGCATGGCAGAGGCGGTACCGGCAAGTGCAAACGACAGCGCCAACAGTGCGGTTTTCCAAGTGAAAAATTCACATGGTCTGCACGCTCGTCCGGGCGCAATGCTGGTGGCGGAAGCGAAGAAATTTGAATCTGACATCAAAGTCGCCAATCTCGATGGCGATGGTAAAGTCGTTAATGCGAAGAGCCTGATGAAAGTCATCGCACTGGGTGTGAAATGCGGGCACAGACTTGAATTTACCGCTAACGGTTCAGATGCAAGCCAAGCACTTGAAGCGCTGGGTGCCGCGATTAATGCGGGTCTAGGCGAACATTAA
- a CDS encoding 2OG-Fe dioxygenase family protein, which yields MIIENDISDSNYKTDTDFGTPLTCQVDAYSSMTDLGFCYLRSNDFTLSMSQQHDLNMIQKHFDSLANDPYDQNSGRYRQHSKYIFLPCYKLLVPHASETTSYYKQDIGFNDEVISQARAFQPVPDDILSNNLIRSMVLHDFENSPLRQHPSTLPMEVGIHFIRMEAKVDSPSISVPNRLHKDGEPCTWIHLINRVGVCGGENIITDNTKTNVLCRQIMHDTLDSIGLVDELVWHQVKPIHVDEQSEIGHRDVILIDFTPMLATPNTPY from the coding sequence ATGATCATCGAAAATGATATTTCCGACAGTAATTACAAAACGGATACGGATTTTGGCACACCACTCACTTGTCAAGTGGACGCATATTCTAGTATGACGGATCTTGGGTTTTGTTATTTACGTTCGAATGATTTCACTCTAAGTATGAGTCAGCAGCATGACTTAAATATGATTCAAAAGCATTTTGATTCTCTTGCTAACGATCCATACGATCAAAACTCCGGCCGTTATCGTCAACACAGTAAGTACATATTCTTGCCTTGTTATAAACTCCTTGTTCCTCATGCTTCTGAGACTACGTCTTATTACAAGCAAGATATTGGATTCAATGATGAAGTCATCAGTCAAGCGAGAGCGTTTCAACCTGTACCAGATGACATATTGTCAAATAACCTAATTCGGTCAATGGTTCTTCACGACTTTGAGAATTCTCCATTAAGACAGCATCCTTCAACACTTCCGATGGAAGTTGGAATCCATTTTATTCGCATGGAAGCGAAAGTTGATTCACCTAGCATTTCAGTACCTAACCGACTTCATAAAGATGGTGAGCCATGTACGTGGATCCACTTGATAAATCGTGTCGGTGTGTGTGGTGGTGAGAATATCATTACAGATAATACGAAGACGAACGTTCTTTGCCGACAAATCATGCATGATACGCTTGATTCGATCGGCTTAGTTGACGAATTAGTATGGCATCAAGTAAAGCCCATTCATGTAGACGAGCAATCAGAAATCGGTCATCGGGATGTAATTCTCATTGATTTCACGCCAATGTTAGCAACACCAAACACGCCATATTAA
- the pfkB gene encoding 1-phosphofructokinase — protein sequence MTNRVVTITLNPALDLTGSLDTLQVGSVSLVNQGSLHAAGKGVNVAQVLSDLGAEVTVTGFLGKDNQDIFCQTFEAMGATDEFIRVDGATRINVKLVESSGEVSDINFPGVEVSAQAITAFEKTLFRLAESHEYFVLAGSLPKGISPQLCASWIEQLHQLGKKVLFDSSRDALAAGLDAHPWLIKPNDEELSHFVGRLLESAAECQQAASELAAKEIENIVVSMGANGVMWLNNNEWLHAQPPRMNVVSTVGAGDTLVAGLCWGHMQSMKKEELLTFATALSALAVSQVGVGVADIQQLNTLQQQIQLQPYSPEASN from the coding sequence ATGACGAATCGAGTAGTCACCATTACACTCAACCCGGCACTGGATCTGACTGGCAGCCTTGACACATTACAAGTCGGTTCGGTCAGTCTGGTCAATCAAGGTTCGCTTCATGCCGCAGGAAAAGGGGTCAACGTCGCTCAGGTGCTTAGTGATCTGGGTGCCGAAGTCACCGTGACCGGTTTTCTGGGTAAAGACAATCAAGACATTTTTTGTCAGACATTTGAAGCAATGGGCGCAACGGATGAATTTATCCGCGTTGATGGCGCAACCCGAATCAACGTGAAGCTGGTTGAATCTTCCGGTGAAGTCAGCGATATCAACTTCCCCGGTGTCGAAGTATCCGCACAGGCGATTACAGCATTTGAAAAAACGTTGTTCCGACTGGCTGAAAGTCACGAATACTTTGTTCTGGCAGGCAGCTTGCCGAAAGGCATTTCTCCTCAGCTTTGTGCATCTTGGATCGAGCAACTCCACCAACTGGGTAAGAAAGTGTTATTCGATAGCAGCCGCGATGCGCTTGCCGCTGGTCTGGACGCTCATCCGTGGTTAATTAAACCCAATGATGAAGAATTGTCGCATTTCGTCGGTAGACTGCTTGAGTCTGCGGCTGAATGTCAGCAAGCAGCGAGTGAACTCGCGGCAAAAGAGATTGAGAATATCGTTGTCTCAATGGGTGCAAACGGGGTGATGTGGCTCAACAACAATGAATGGCTACATGCACAACCACCTCGGATGAATGTCGTCAGTACCGTCGGAGCCGGTGATACGCTGGTTGCCGGGTTGTGCTGGGGACATATGCAGTCCATGAAGAAGGAGGAACTACTTACCTTTGCAACGGCACTATCTGCACTCGCAGTAAGTCAGGTGGGTGTCGGTGTGGCCGATATCCAACAGTTAAACACCCTACAACAGCAGATCCAATTACAACCGTATAGCCCTGAGGCTAGTAATTAA
- the cra gene encoding catabolite repressor/activator, translating into MTLDEIAKLAGVSKTTASYVINGKAQKYRISEKTQLKVMDVVNAHNYRPDHTASALRAGNSRSFGLIIPDLENTSYARLSKLLEQNSRQAGYQILIACSDDNPKTEMSVANTLIARRIDALFVASSIPNANEFYYGLQQAGTPVIAIDRPLDDEFFACVVSEDYSAALELTESVLDDQLQSIGLIGALPELSISTDRQLGFEAAVKPKGIQILEGYGNHFNREEGKKIFSEWVNKGTVPEAIVSTSYTLLEGILDVLLEHPQLMDNIRLATFGDNRLLDFLPLKINSLPQQFELIADSALAVALNATAKRHQPGIELVPRKLRVRRNLNLS; encoded by the coding sequence ATGACACTAGATGAAATTGCCAAATTAGCTGGCGTGTCGAAAACCACTGCAAGTTATGTGATCAATGGAAAAGCACAAAAGTATCGCATCAGTGAAAAGACTCAGTTGAAAGTTATGGATGTGGTGAATGCGCATAATTACCGTCCCGATCACACGGCTTCTGCTTTGCGCGCCGGGAACAGTCGGTCATTCGGATTGATTATTCCGGATCTAGAGAACACCAGTTATGCGCGTTTATCTAAATTACTGGAGCAGAACTCCAGACAAGCGGGATATCAAATTCTCATTGCTTGCTCGGATGACAATCCCAAAACGGAAATGTCTGTCGCAAACACGCTGATTGCTCGCCGGATTGATGCTTTGTTTGTTGCCAGCTCGATTCCGAACGCCAATGAATTCTATTACGGGCTGCAGCAAGCCGGAACCCCCGTGATTGCGATTGACCGTCCGTTGGATGATGAATTCTTCGCCTGTGTGGTCAGTGAAGATTATAGTGCTGCTTTAGAGTTGACCGAATCGGTTTTGGACGATCAGCTTCAGTCGATTGGTCTGATTGGTGCATTGCCGGAGCTGAGTATTTCTACCGATCGGCAGTTGGGATTTGAAGCAGCAGTCAAGCCCAAGGGGATTCAGATTTTAGAAGGGTACGGGAATCACTTTAACCGCGAAGAAGGGAAGAAAATTTTTTCTGAGTGGGTGAATAAAGGCACCGTACCGGAAGCGATCGTATCAACCTCATATACCTTGTTGGAAGGGATTCTGGATGTGTTACTGGAACACCCACAACTGATGGACAACATCCGCTTGGCAACGTTTGGTGATAACCGGCTACTCGACTTTTTACCGCTGAAAATTAACTCCTTACCGCAGCAGTTCGAACTGATTGCAGACAGCGCACTGGCAGTGGCTTTAAATGCAACCGCGAAACGCCATCAGCCCGGCATTGAATTGGTACCACGAAAATTACGGGTGCGTCGCAATCTCAATCTTTCATGA
- a CDS encoding trans-sulfuration enzyme family protein, whose amino-acid sequence MQSKQTIAVHSGTIKDDMHGGILSPLFPSSSHRHLDMNEDVYPRHANLPNQRAVAQKMCALESGGEAALILSSGMAAISTAMLSHLKAGDHIVLQNSVYSGALKFVQNHFLKLGITYSVSESCDVESILKAVNSNTRAIYIETPTNPLLKIMDIERLVKFAKSKGLFTFIDNTIATPINQNPLDLGVDMVLHSATKFLGGHGDVSGGVAVGSEASISLMTDYMNDFGGCLNAQACHLLERSLRTLAIRMDKVNQNALELASRLNEHPNITKVHYPGLPSHENHKIACDQMRGFGGMVSFELSHKFDATSFQRQLNLITPSNSLGDLETTLNSPYQASSSFRSLSPQEQKKSGVTTQLIRMSVGIEDVSDLYEDLNQALS is encoded by the coding sequence GTGCAATCAAAACAAACTATTGCTGTTCACAGCGGGACAATAAAAGATGACATGCATGGTGGGATCCTATCGCCACTATTTCCTTCTAGTTCCCATCGACATCTTGATATGAATGAAGATGTTTATCCAAGGCATGCAAACTTACCTAATCAACGTGCAGTTGCTCAAAAGATGTGTGCATTAGAGAGTGGTGGTGAAGCTGCATTGATCTTGAGCTCAGGTATGGCTGCTATCTCGACAGCGATGCTTTCACATTTAAAAGCCGGTGACCATATTGTTCTACAGAATAGTGTTTATTCGGGAGCACTAAAGTTTGTTCAGAATCATTTCTTAAAGCTTGGGATCACATACAGTGTCTCCGAAAGTTGTGACGTTGAGAGTATCCTCAAAGCAGTAAATTCTAATACTAGGGCTATTTATATAGAAACACCGACCAATCCATTATTGAAGATTATGGATATAGAACGATTAGTCAAATTCGCAAAAAGCAAAGGGCTATTCACGTTCATAGATAACACCATTGCGACACCAATTAACCAAAACCCATTGGACCTCGGGGTTGATATGGTGTTACACAGCGCGACCAAGTTTTTAGGTGGGCACGGCGATGTATCAGGCGGTGTTGCTGTCGGTAGTGAAGCGTCGATTTCACTGATGACTGACTATATGAACGATTTTGGCGGATGCTTAAATGCTCAGGCTTGCCACCTTCTTGAAAGGAGTTTGCGTACATTGGCAATCCGAATGGATAAGGTGAATCAGAATGCTTTGGAGCTTGCTTCTCGATTAAATGAACACCCAAACATTACGAAAGTCCACTATCCCGGCTTACCCAGTCACGAAAATCACAAGATAGCATGTGACCAGATGCGTGGCTTCGGGGGAATGGTTAGCTTTGAGTTATCACACAAATTTGATGCGACAAGTTTTCAACGGCAATTAAACTTAATTACTCCATCAAATAGCCTAGGTGACTTAGAAACCACATTAAATTCGCCTTATCAGGCTTCATCATCTTTCAGAAGCCTAAGTCCACAGGAACAAAAAAAGTCTGGAGTTACGACACAGTTAATCCGAATGTCTGTCGGGATCGAAGACGTTTCAGATCTATATGAAGACTTAAACCAAGCACTATCATGA
- a CDS encoding GHMP family kinase ATP-binding protein — protein MLPHQMVCLAQIPQATSDPLIDILSEPQNSSGLRDFGFGQSCCTFGELLQGMLPNGQDFLVTFPIHRYVKAKFYRGEDDMGLQVCPPHKTKALALADALLRRYQLPCTGLLEIESDIPESKGLASSSADLVAVARAITDHYHMHISDADLAHLLCQIEPTDAVMFGHCVAFHQNIGHLIADLGPLPPMVIVAHDEGGSVDTVTHQKTHPGMGIAEREQYQDLLQRIQHAVKHGDCDEIGHVTTMSSILNQRFRPNKHLSLFIDICDQYGGLGIAVAHSGTYIGILLDASDIKLTDKRTAIEDALKANNLAPETFWSSSTTRRLPHTAKK, from the coding sequence ATGTTACCTCATCAGATGGTGTGCCTTGCTCAAATCCCTCAGGCAACGAGTGATCCGTTGATTGATATCCTGTCTGAACCACAGAATTCAAGCGGCCTCCGTGATTTTGGTTTCGGTCAGTCTTGCTGTACATTTGGCGAGTTGTTGCAAGGGATGTTACCCAATGGGCAAGACTTCCTCGTGACTTTCCCGATTCATCGCTACGTGAAAGCAAAGTTTTATCGCGGCGAAGATGATATGGGATTGCAAGTTTGTCCTCCTCATAAGACTAAGGCACTGGCTTTGGCAGATGCGCTGTTGCGTCGCTATCAACTGCCATGCACTGGCTTGCTTGAGATTGAGTCGGATATCCCTGAGAGTAAAGGATTAGCAAGCTCATCAGCCGACCTCGTTGCGGTTGCCCGGGCAATTACCGACCATTATCACATGCATATCAGCGATGCCGATCTCGCTCATCTGTTGTGTCAAATTGAGCCAACAGATGCTGTGATGTTCGGCCACTGTGTCGCATTCCATCAAAATATCGGGCATTTAATTGCCGATCTTGGCCCATTACCTCCAATGGTCATTGTTGCTCATGATGAAGGGGGAAGTGTTGATACCGTGACGCATCAGAAAACGCACCCCGGCATGGGTATTGCCGAAAGAGAGCAATATCAGGATTTGTTGCAGCGCATCCAGCATGCAGTCAAGCACGGTGACTGTGATGAGATCGGTCATGTCACCACGATGAGTTCAATTTTAAACCAACGGTTCAGACCCAATAAACACCTGAGTTTATTCATTGATATTTGTGATCAGTATGGTGGGCTCGGCATTGCCGTCGCACACAGTGGTACCTATATCGGCATCCTTCTCGATGCCAGTGATATCAAGCTGACCGACAAGAGAACAGCAATAGAGGATGCACTGAAAGCCAATAACTTAGCGCCTGAAACGTTTTGGAGCTCATCGACCACGAGACGGTTACCTCATACTGCCAAAAAGTAA
- a CDS encoding DUF2000 domain-containing protein yields the protein MNELPDENAKRLVAVLNKKVDIGRLLNALGHMTSGLIAQIKDVDSLCFLEYKDMDGGVHPSISHYPFIVLRADNSNKIRKVRNELIQRQIPFTDFIHTMIIGTSEEQLKATSETEDHDLEYFGICMFGNTSEIKDLTKTFSLFK from the coding sequence ATAAATGAATTACCAGATGAAAATGCTAAAAGATTGGTTGCCGTATTGAATAAAAAAGTTGATATAGGAAGGCTATTGAATGCTCTTGGGCACATGACCTCTGGACTTATTGCCCAGATTAAAGATGTTGATAGTCTGTGTTTCTTAGAATACAAAGACATGGACGGAGGCGTTCATCCTTCGATTTCACATTATCCATTTATTGTTTTGAGAGCGGATAATTCAAATAAAATACGGAAAGTGCGGAATGAGCTGATACAACGTCAGATTCCATTCACTGACTTTATTCATACGATGATCATCGGTACGTCTGAAGAACAACTAAAAGCAACTTCAGAAACCGAAGACCATGATTTGGAGTATTTTGGTATATGTATGTTTGGTAATACTTCCGAGATTAAGGATTTGACGAAAACATTTAGCCTCTTCAAATAG
- the fruA gene encoding PTS fructose transporter subunit IIBC encodes MKIAIITACPSGVANSILAAGLLEQATKSLDWSATVECHSSVVDGYTLTDADIAEAELVVIAANTPVDTTRFVGKKVYQSDIAACTADPTAYLKTAAEQAQVLDKAQSVAAAPAASAGTAKKIVAITACPTGVAHTFMAAEALENTAKTMGHQIKVETRGSVGAKNQLTAEDIAAADLVIIAADIEVPLDRFNGKTLYRTKTGPALKKTQEEIEKAFVQATVYQGSAGSSEAATEEKKGVYKHLMTGVSHMLPVVVAGGLIIALSFVFGIEAFKEEGTLAAALMKIGGGSAFALMIPVLAGYIAFSIADRPGLAPGLVGGMLASSIGAGFLGGIVAGFIAGYAAKLIADKVQLPQSMEALKPILIIPFLATLATGLIMIYIVGTPVANIMSAMTTFLENMGSGNAILLGIILGAMMCFDLGGPVNKAAYTFGVGLLASQQYLPMAAIMAAGMVPALGMGVATFIAKSKFEKSEQEAGKASFVLGLCFISEGAIPFAAKDPMRVIPACMAGGAVTGALSMLFGAKLMAPHGGLFVLLIPNAISPVLMYLVAIAVGTAITGIGYAMLKPQSALEKAVS; translated from the coding sequence ATGAAAATTGCCATTATAACTGCGTGCCCAAGTGGCGTCGCAAATAGTATTCTCGCTGCCGGTTTGTTAGAACAAGCAACGAAGTCTCTGGATTGGTCAGCAACGGTTGAATGTCACTCTTCCGTTGTCGATGGCTATACGCTCACTGACGCCGATATTGCTGAAGCGGAGCTGGTTGTCATTGCTGCCAATACACCTGTTGATACCACCCGTTTCGTTGGCAAAAAAGTTTACCAAAGCGATATTGCCGCATGTACAGCAGATCCAACTGCATATCTGAAAACAGCCGCTGAACAAGCGCAAGTCCTTGATAAAGCACAATCTGTAGCTGCGGCCCCGGCTGCATCAGCAGGGACAGCCAAAAAAATCGTGGCAATTACTGCCTGTCCGACGGGTGTTGCGCACACATTCATGGCGGCTGAAGCACTGGAAAACACGGCTAAAACCATGGGGCACCAAATTAAGGTGGAAACGCGTGGTTCTGTCGGTGCAAAAAACCAACTGACTGCCGAAGATATTGCAGCAGCGGATCTCGTGATCATCGCTGCGGATATTGAGGTACCACTGGATCGTTTCAACGGTAAGACACTCTACCGGACCAAAACAGGCCCGGCCCTGAAAAAAACACAGGAAGAGATCGAAAAAGCATTCGTTCAGGCAACTGTTTATCAGGGGTCTGCCGGTTCCAGTGAAGCGGCAACTGAAGAGAAAAAAGGTGTTTATAAGCACTTGATGACTGGTGTATCACACATGTTGCCCGTAGTGGTTGCCGGTGGTTTGATCATCGCCTTGTCATTCGTCTTCGGGATTGAAGCCTTTAAAGAAGAAGGCACCCTTGCCGCTGCACTGATGAAAATCGGTGGTGGTTCCGCATTTGCGCTGATGATTCCGGTTCTGGCGGGTTACATTGCCTTCTCGATTGCAGACCGTCCCGGACTTGCCCCCGGTTTAGTCGGTGGTATGTTAGCCAGCTCTATCGGTGCTGGTTTCCTCGGTGGTATTGTCGCTGGTTTCATCGCAGGTTACGCAGCAAAACTGATTGCAGATAAAGTACAACTGCCTCAGTCGATGGAAGCATTGAAACCGATTCTGATCATCCCATTCTTAGCCACACTGGCGACCGGTTTGATCATGATTTATATCGTGGGTACGCCCGTTGCGAATATCATGTCAGCAATGACCACATTCCTTGAGAACATGGGCTCAGGTAATGCGATTCTGCTGGGGATTATTCTTGGTGCAATGATGTGCTTTGACTTGGGTGGTCCGGTCAATAAAGCAGCCTATACCTTTGGTGTTGGTCTGTTGGCTTCTCAACAATATCTGCCAATGGCGGCAATCATGGCTGCCGGTATGGTGCCGGCATTGGGTATGGGTGTTGCAACCTTTATCGCCAAAAGTAAATTTGAGAAAAGTGAACAAGAAGCAGGTAAAGCATCATTCGTGCTGGGTCTGTGCTTCATCTCTGAAGGTGCGATTCCATTTGCAGCGAAAGATCCAATGCGCGTCATCCCTGCTTGTATGGCTGGTGGTGCAGTCACCGGTGCATTATCAATGTTGTTTGGTGCGAAGCTGATGGCACCGCACGGTGGTCTGTTCGTACTGTTAATTCCAAATGCAATTTCACCAGTGCTGATGTATTTGGTTGCGATTGCTGTCGGTACAGCAATTACCGGTATTGGCTATGCGATGCTCAAACCTCAGTCAGCGTTAGAAAAAGCAGTCTCCTAA